A single genomic interval of Ramlibacter sp. harbors:
- a CDS encoding UPF0104 family protein: protein MSPVQPGAAALDSPVTGLTSRAWWPWARRALTLAFFGLIGWLLVDHARTVDWPGVAAAVWRKPVGVLATALALATASHALYSCFDLLGRQYTRHKLPTLTVMGITFASYAFNLNLGSLIGGVGFRFRLYSRFGLKGGTITRVLGVSLLTNWLGYLLLAGLVFAVVPPALPAAWQVPQAALRALGAVLIVLAAGYVGLASLWPGRTWSWRGQALPLPGARMAWLQLAMSCANWLLVATLIWVLLERQVPFTAVLAVYLLAAIAGVVTYVPAGLGVLEAVFIALLGAQVGETRLLAALMAYRAIYYLVPLALAAILYPWLEARTRTRRRP from the coding sequence ATGAGCCCCGTGCAGCCGGGCGCCGCCGCCCTTGACTCCCCCGTGACCGGCCTGACCAGCCGCGCCTGGTGGCCCTGGGCGCGCCGGGCCCTCACGCTCGCCTTCTTCGGGCTGATCGGCTGGCTGCTGGTGGACCATGCGCGCACGGTGGACTGGCCCGGCGTGGCCGCCGCGGTCTGGCGCAAGCCCGTGGGCGTGCTGGCGACCGCGCTGGCGCTGGCCACCGCCAGCCACGCGCTGTACAGCTGCTTCGACCTGCTGGGGCGCCAGTACACCCGCCACAAGCTGCCCACGCTGACCGTGATGGGCATCACCTTCGCCAGCTACGCCTTCAACCTCAACCTGGGCTCGCTGATCGGGGGCGTGGGCTTTCGCTTCCGGCTGTACTCGCGCTTCGGCCTGAAGGGCGGCACCATCACGCGCGTGCTGGGCGTCAGCCTGCTGACCAACTGGCTGGGCTACCTGCTGCTGGCCGGCCTGGTGTTTGCCGTGGTCCCGCCCGCGCTGCCCGCGGCCTGGCAGGTCCCCCAGGCCGCCCTGCGCGCGCTGGGCGCCGTGCTGATCGTGTTGGCCGCCGGCTATGTGGGCCTGGCCAGCCTGTGGCCCGGCCGCACCTGGTCCTGGCGCGGGCAGGCGCTGCCCCTGCCCGGCGCGCGCATGGCCTGGCTGCAACTGGCCATGTCCTGCGCCAACTGGCTGCTGGTGGCCACGCTGATCTGGGTGCTGCTGGAGCGCCAGGTCCCGTTCACCGCCGTGCTCGCGGTGTACCTGCTGGCGGCCATTGCCGGCGTGGTGACCTATGTGCCGGCCGGCCTGGGCGTGCTCGAGGCGGTGTTCATCGCCCTGTTGGGCGCGCAGGTGGGCGAGACCCGGCTGCTGGCCGCCCTCATGGCCTACCGCGCGATCTATTACCTGGTGCCACTGGCACTGGCCGCCATCCTGTACCCTTGGCTCGAAGCCCGCACCCGCACCCGCCGCCGACCATGA
- a CDS encoding UPF0104 family protein encodes MNPTPRASLLPRPPLWQRLQGHSHWRWLSRGALLLFAGAVVGLLVWQAGKVDWLAVLAAAEATPTPVLLAAALVAAAGHAVYSCFDLLGRRYTGHRLHAGAAMLVTFISYAFNLNFGAIVGGGAMRLRLYTRLGLPTATTLRVMALSMWTNWFGYLALAGATFLMLPLALPPAWHVSAAALRLLGGLLLLLALAYLAACAGSPRRHWHWRGHEIRLPGPGMALLQLAISTLNWLLIAAVIWVLLDQRVPFAAVASVYLVGVVAGIATRVPAGLGVQEAVFVALLSHNVPAPELLAALLIYRALYYWGPLLLAALAYLAVESRAPVGRPPA; translated from the coding sequence ATGAACCCCACGCCCCGCGCCAGCCTCCTGCCGCGCCCGCCGCTGTGGCAGCGGCTGCAGGGCCACAGCCACTGGCGCTGGCTGTCGCGCGGCGCGCTGCTGCTGTTTGCCGGTGCCGTGGTTGGCCTGCTGGTCTGGCAGGCCGGCAAGGTGGACTGGCTGGCGGTGCTGGCCGCCGCCGAGGCCACGCCAACCCCTGTGCTGCTGGCCGCCGCGCTGGTGGCCGCGGCCGGGCATGCGGTGTACAGCTGCTTCGACCTGCTGGGGCGGCGCTACACCGGCCACCGCCTGCACGCGGGCGCCGCCATGCTGGTCACCTTCATCAGCTATGCCTTCAACCTGAACTTTGGCGCCATCGTGGGCGGCGGCGCCATGCGGCTGCGGCTGTACACGCGGCTGGGCCTGCCCACGGCCACCACACTGCGCGTGATGGCGCTGAGCATGTGGACCAACTGGTTTGGCTACCTCGCGCTGGCCGGCGCCACCTTCCTCATGCTGCCCCTGGCCCTGCCGCCGGCCTGGCATGTGAGTGCCGCGGCCTTGCGCCTGCTGGGCGGGCTGCTGCTGCTGCTGGCGCTGGCCTACCTGGCTGCCTGCGCCGGCTCACCGCGGCGCCACTGGCACTGGCGCGGCCACGAGATCCGTCTGCCCGGGCCGGGCATGGCCCTTTTGCAGCTGGCCATCTCCACGCTCAACTGGCTGCTGATTGCCGCCGTGATCTGGGTGCTGCTGGACCAGCGCGTGCCGTTCGCGGCCGTGGCCAGCGTTTACCTCGTGGGCGTGGTCGCGGGCATTGCCACCCGCGTGCCCGCGGGCCTGGGCGTGCAGGAGGCCGTGTTTGTGGCCCTGCTGTCGCACAACGTCCCGGCACCCGAACTGCTGGCCGCGCTGCTGATCTACCGCGCGCTGTACTACTGGGGGCCGCTGCTGCTGGCCGCGCTGGCCTACCTGGCGGTGGAGTCACGTGCGCCGGTGGGCCGGCCACCCGCCTAG
- a CDS encoding metallophosphoesterase — translation MPLYLISALLHAYVGWRVVPALAAWPVAQALLLMTLVASAVLMPMGLGGRRGARGPWAERRVLAGLLFMGLFSSLFVLTVLRDVLLLLAVIVFAWRPAALPVGPLREWTAAAVPLLGLLATGLGFWNARRTAAVVRVDVPLANLPAGLHGFTVAQISDIHVGPTIKHGYLSAIVARVNSLGADMVAITGDLVDGRVPELAAHVAPLAQLRSRHGSYFVTGNHEYYSGAHAWIDELRRLGVQVLMNEHVVLRHGPLDRAVDDAALLVAGVADYSAHQFDPAHRSDPQAALHGAPDHARVRLLLAHQPRSAAAAARAGFDLQLSGHTHGGQFWPWNLFVRLQQPFTAGLHRLGSLWVYTSRGTGYWGPPKRFGAPSEITLLRLVPAG, via the coding sequence ATGCCCCTTTACCTGATCTCTGCCCTGCTGCACGCCTATGTGGGCTGGCGCGTGGTGCCCGCGCTGGCGGCCTGGCCGGTGGCGCAGGCGCTGCTGCTGATGACCCTGGTGGCCTCGGCCGTGCTCATGCCCATGGGCCTGGGCGGGCGGCGCGGCGCGCGCGGGCCCTGGGCCGAGCGGCGGGTGCTGGCGGGGCTGCTGTTCATGGGCCTGTTCTCCAGCCTGTTTGTGCTCACGGTGCTGCGAGACGTGTTGCTGCTGCTGGCCGTGATCGTGTTTGCCTGGCGGCCGGCGGCGCTGCCCGTGGGGCCGCTGCGCGAATGGACGGCGGCGGCCGTGCCGCTGCTGGGCCTGCTGGCCACGGGGCTGGGCTTCTGGAACGCGCGGCGCACGGCGGCCGTGGTGCGCGTGGACGTGCCGCTGGCCAACCTGCCGGCCGGCCTGCATGGCTTCACCGTGGCGCAGATCAGCGACATCCATGTGGGCCCGACCATCAAGCACGGCTACCTGAGCGCCATCGTGGCGCGCGTCAACAGCCTGGGCGCTGACATGGTGGCCATCACCGGCGACCTGGTGGACGGCCGGGTGCCCGAGCTGGCGGCGCACGTGGCACCGCTGGCGCAGCTGCGCTCGCGCCACGGCAGCTACTTTGTGACCGGCAACCACGAGTACTACTCGGGCGCGCATGCCTGGATCGACGAGCTGCGCCGCCTGGGCGTGCAGGTGCTGATGAACGAGCATGTGGTGCTGCGCCATGGCCCGCTGGACCGCGCCGTGGACGATGCAGCGCTGCTGGTGGCCGGCGTGGCCGACTACAGCGCCCACCAGTTCGACCCGGCCCACCGCAGCGACCCGCAGGCGGCCCTGCATGGCGCGCCCGATCACGCGCGCGTGCGCCTGCTGCTGGCGCACCAGCCGCGCAGCGCCGCCGCGGCGGCCCGGGCGGGGTTTGACCTGCAGCTGTCGGGCCACACGCATGGCGGGCAGTTCTGGCCCTGGAACCTGTTTGTGCGGCTGCAGCAGCCCTTCACGGCCGGGCTGCACCGGCTGGGCAGCCTGTGGGTCTACACCAGTCGCGGCACCGGCTACTGGGGGCCGCCCAAGCGCTTTGGCGCGCCGTCGGAAATCACGCTGCTGCGCCTGGTGCCCGCGGGCTGA
- the minC gene encoding septum site-determining protein MinC produces MTVALAGRAPATFEIKSANLPLVALLLKSPDLALLAQELTARFGDIPDFFDNEPMVLDLTPLQAAHADATLDFRALVTLLRNFRVAPLAARGGSPAQMHAAQAAGLIPAPDASTGPVRRKDSAAEAAPSANGAPSPPAPAPAPAAPTVLADPSALVIDKPLRSGQQVYARGRDLVVMSMVNAGAEVIADGHIHVYAPLRGKAIAGARGNTEARIFSLCLEPELISIAGVYRTSEVALPADVWGKPTQVRLDGGAEGKLVMAALKA; encoded by the coding sequence ATGACCGTTGCCCTCGCAGGCCGTGCGCCTGCCACGTTCGAGATCAAAAGCGCCAACCTGCCCCTGGTGGCGCTGCTGTTGAAGTCCCCCGATCTGGCCCTGCTGGCGCAGGAACTCACCGCCCGGTTCGGCGACATCCCCGACTTTTTTGACAACGAGCCCATGGTGCTCGACCTCACGCCGCTGCAGGCCGCGCACGCCGACGCCACGCTGGACTTCCGCGCGCTGGTCACGCTGCTGCGCAACTTCCGCGTCGCGCCGCTGGCCGCGCGTGGCGGCAGCCCCGCGCAGATGCACGCCGCCCAGGCCGCCGGCCTGATCCCCGCGCCCGACGCCAGCACCGGCCCGGTGCGCCGCAAGGACAGCGCGGCTGAGGCGGCCCCCAGCGCCAACGGTGCCCCCAGCCCACCGGCACCGGCGCCCGCCCCGGCCGCGCCGACGGTGCTGGCCGACCCCTCGGCCCTGGTCATCGACAAGCCGCTGCGCTCGGGCCAGCAGGTCTATGCCCGCGGCCGCGACCTCGTGGTCATGAGCATGGTCAACGCCGGGGCCGAAGTCATCGCCGACGGCCACATCCATGTGTACGCCCCGCTGCGCGGCAAGGCCATTGCAGGGGCGCGCGGCAACACCGAGGCCCGCATCTTCTCGCTGTGCCTGGAGCCCGAACTCATTTCCATCGCCGGTGTCTACCGCACCAGCGAAGTGGCGCTGCCCGCCGACGTGTGGGGCAAGCCCACCCAGGTGCGGCTGGACGGCGGCGCCGAAGGCAAACTGGTCATGGCCGCCCTCAAGGCCTGA
- the minD gene encoding septum site-determining protein MinD has product MAKIIVVTSGKGGVGKTTTSASFASGLALRGHKTAVIDFDVGLRNLDLIMGCERRVVYDLINVIQGEANLNQALIKDKQCDNLFVLAASQTRDKDALSKDGVEKVLTDLAAMDFEYIVCDSPAGIETGALMAMHFADEALVVTNPEVSSVRDSDRILGMLSSKTKRAIEGKDPIKEHLLITRYNPNRVDQGQMLSLEDIQDILRIKLIGVIPESDSVLTASNQGMPAVHLKGTDVSEAYKDVIDRFLGEDKPLRFVDAQKQGLLRRLFGGK; this is encoded by the coding sequence ATGGCAAAAATCATCGTTGTGACCTCCGGCAAGGGCGGCGTGGGCAAAACCACCACCAGCGCCAGCTTTGCCTCCGGCCTGGCCCTGCGCGGCCACAAGACCGCCGTCATCGACTTCGACGTGGGCCTGCGCAACCTGGACCTGATCATGGGCTGCGAGCGGCGCGTGGTGTACGACCTCATCAACGTCATCCAGGGCGAGGCCAACCTCAACCAGGCCCTGATCAAGGACAAGCAGTGCGACAACCTGTTCGTGCTGGCCGCCTCGCAGACCCGCGACAAGGACGCGCTGAGCAAGGACGGCGTGGAGAAGGTGCTGACCGACCTGGCCGCCATGGACTTTGAGTACATCGTCTGCGACTCGCCCGCGGGCATCGAGACCGGCGCGCTCATGGCCATGCACTTTGCCGACGAGGCCTTGGTGGTGACCAACCCCGAGGTGTCCAGCGTGCGCGATTCCGACCGCATCCTGGGCATGCTCAGCAGCAAGACCAAACGCGCGATTGAAGGCAAGGACCCGATCAAGGAGCACCTGCTGATCACCCGCTACAACCCCAACCGCGTGGACCAGGGCCAGATGCTCTCGCTCGAGGACATCCAGGACATCCTGCGCATCAAGCTGATTGGCGTGATCCCCGAGAGCGACAGCGTGCTCACCGCCTCCAACCAGGGCATGCCCGCCGTGCACCTGAAGGGCACCGACGTGAGCGAGGCCTACAAGGACGTGATCGACCGCTTCCTGGGCGAGGACAAGCCCCTGCGCTTCGTGGACGCGCAGAAGCAGGGCCTGCTGCGGCGCCTGTTCGGGGGGAAGTAA
- the minE gene encoding cell division topological specificity factor MinE, which produces MASFFSFLLGEKKKTASVAKERLQIILAHERSGRNAAEPDYLPALQRDLVAVISKYIKINPDDIKVQMDRQDNLEVLEVKIELPDTRY; this is translated from the coding sequence ATGGCTTCATTCTTCTCATTCCTGCTGGGCGAAAAAAAGAAGACCGCCAGCGTCGCCAAGGAGCGGCTGCAGATCATCCTGGCGCACGAGCGCAGCGGCCGCAACGCCGCCGAGCCCGACTACCTGCCCGCGCTGCAGCGCGACCTGGTGGCCGTGATCAGCAAGTACATCAAGATCAACCCCGACGACATCAAGGTGCAGATGGACCGCCAGGACAACCTCGAAGTGCTTGAAGTCAAGATCGAGTTGCCCGACACGCGCTACTGA
- a CDS encoding DUF4148 domain-containing protein, with the protein MNRNLATLAIALAAVTAGNAFADDITIDNTPFTSTKTRAEVQAELSQFKKAGVNPWSIQYNQLAGFQSTKTAAQVRAEYVADRAEVAALNGEDSGAAYLANNVAAARTSSNLTLAGTPANNAQ; encoded by the coding sequence ATGAACCGCAACCTCGCTACCCTCGCCATCGCCCTGGCCGCCGTGACCGCCGGCAACGCTTTTGCCGACGACATCACCATCGACAACACGCCCTTCACCAGCACCAAGACCCGCGCTGAAGTGCAAGCCGAACTGAGCCAGTTCAAGAAGGCCGGCGTGAACCCCTGGTCCATCCAGTACAACCAGCTGGCGGGCTTCCAGTCCACCAAAACGGCGGCCCAGGTGCGCGCCGAGTACGTGGCTGACCGCGCTGAAGTCGCCGCCCTGAACGGCGAAGACAGCGGCGCCGCCTACCTGGCCAACAACGTGGCCGCGGCCCGCACCAGCAGCAACCTCACGCTGGCTGGCACGCCCGCCAACAACGCGCAATAA
- a CDS encoding alpha/beta fold hydrolase, whose protein sequence is MKLLFKSLLLVLAGALFFAVVGVVLTWAPDKPVSELTARWAQPPSRFVAVQGMQVHLRDEGPGAGAPQPAGDEALPIVLLHGTSASLHTWQGWAEALRGQRRVIRFDLPGFALTGPQPQADYSIDAYVRFVIGVMDQLGVQRFVLAGNSLGGQIAWATAVAHPQRVQKLVLVDAAGYAFVPKSVPIGFQIARMPALRPLMENTLPRGLIESSVRNVYGDPARVTPALVDLYYDMTLREGNRHALGQRLAQMSPEAVAQRADRIATLKLPTLILWGGQDRLIPPENAQRFAKDIGGSQLVVFDDLGHVPHEEDPARTVAAVKKFLGL, encoded by the coding sequence ATGAAACTCCTTTTCAAATCCCTCCTGCTGGTCCTGGCCGGCGCTTTGTTCTTTGCCGTGGTGGGCGTGGTGCTGACCTGGGCGCCCGACAAGCCGGTGAGCGAGCTCACGGCGCGCTGGGCGCAGCCCCCCTCGCGTTTTGTGGCGGTGCAGGGCATGCAGGTGCACCTGCGCGACGAAGGGCCGGGCGCGGGCGCGCCGCAGCCTGCGGGCGACGAGGCCCTGCCCATCGTGCTGCTGCACGGCACCTCGGCCAGCCTGCACACCTGGCAGGGCTGGGCCGAGGCGCTGCGCGGCCAGCGCCGGGTGATCCGGTTTGACCTGCCGGGCTTTGCCCTGACCGGGCCGCAGCCGCAGGCCGACTATTCGATCGACGCCTATGTGCGCTTTGTGATCGGCGTGATGGACCAGCTGGGCGTGCAGCGCTTTGTGCTGGCGGGCAATTCGCTGGGCGGGCAGATCGCCTGGGCCACGGCGGTGGCGCACCCGCAGCGGGTGCAGAAGCTGGTGCTGGTGGATGCGGCGGGCTATGCGTTCGTGCCCAAGTCGGTGCCCATTGGTTTCCAGATCGCGCGCATGCCCGCGCTGCGGCCGCTGATGGAGAACACGCTGCCGCGCGGGCTGATTGAAAGCAGCGTGCGCAATGTCTATGGCGACCCGGCCCGGGTCACGCCCGCGCTGGTGGACCTGTATTACGACATGACGCTGCGCGAGGGCAACCGCCACGCGCTGGGCCAGCGGCTGGCCCAGATGTCGCCCGAGGCCGTGGCGCAGCGCGCGGACCGCATCGCCACCCTCAAGCTGCCCACGCTCATCCTGTGGGGCGGGCAGGACCGCTTGATCCCGCCAGAGAACGCGCAGCGTTTTGCCAAAGACATTGGCGGCAGCCAGCTCGTGGTGTTCGACGACCTGGGCCATGTGCCGCACGAAGAAGACCCGGCACGCACGGTGGCGGCAGTGAAGAAGTTTCTGGGTTTGTAG
- a CDS encoding Fic family protein: MASISQAFALYDHPAQMEPLLPGGGPLGPLLEQAHDLQRAADRLSGLCQPGALAGLRDLLRAMNSYYSNKIEGQHTLPRELEQALRNDYSADADKARRQRLALAHMATEASLEARWGNWPLKQVWSSQMVQDIHQDLFARLPEADRLLPEGDVLAPGVWRDREVSVGRHAAPAQAALSAFLERWASFYGEVRRGELQVVAMATAHHRLAWIHPFRDGNGRVARLHTHLVLGKLGLTNGLWSPLRGFARTQDRYYALLAAADEPRAGDLDGRGNLSERALAEWTGYVLGACQDQVAFMTQALDLASMKDRMAACLGFEQSVVQQGVRAESLRALHYLFATQAELERSDFKAMLGLGDRLATAQVAALLRRGLVASDSPYGKLRFAVPLHALRFYFPRLWPEAEADAGNG; the protein is encoded by the coding sequence ATGGCTTCCATCTCGCAGGCTTTCGCGCTGTATGACCACCCGGCTCAGATGGAGCCGCTGCTGCCCGGCGGCGGGCCGCTGGGGCCGTTGCTGGAGCAGGCGCATGACCTGCAGCGCGCGGCAGACCGCTTGAGCGGGCTGTGCCAGCCGGGGGCGCTGGCGGGCCTGCGCGACCTGTTGCGGGCCATGAACTCCTATTACTCCAACAAGATTGAGGGGCAGCACACGCTGCCGCGCGAGCTGGAGCAGGCGCTGCGCAACGACTATTCCGCCGATGCCGACAAGGCACGGCGGCAGCGCCTGGCCCTGGCGCACATGGCCACCGAAGCCAGCCTGGAGGCCCGCTGGGGCAACTGGCCGCTCAAGCAGGTGTGGTCCAGCCAGATGGTGCAGGACATTCACCAGGACCTGTTTGCCCGGCTGCCAGAGGCAGACCGGCTGCTGCCCGAGGGCGACGTGCTGGCCCCGGGCGTCTGGCGTGACCGCGAGGTCAGTGTGGGCCGGCACGCCGCCCCGGCGCAGGCGGCGCTGAGCGCCTTTCTTGAGCGCTGGGCCTCTTTTTATGGCGAGGTACGCCGGGGTGAGTTGCAGGTGGTGGCCATGGCGACGGCCCATCACCGGCTGGCGTGGATCCATCCGTTTCGCGACGGCAATGGCCGGGTGGCCCGGCTGCATACCCACCTGGTGCTGGGCAAGCTGGGGCTGACGAACGGGCTGTGGTCGCCGCTGCGGGGCTTTGCCCGCACCCAGGACCGCTATTACGCGCTTCTGGCCGCAGCCGACGAGCCGCGTGCCGGCGACCTGGACGGCCGGGGCAACCTGTCTGAGCGTGCGCTGGCCGAATGGACGGGCTATGTGCTGGGCGCTTGCCAGGACCAGGTGGCGTTCATGACGCAGGCGCTGGACCTGGCGTCGATGAAAGACCGCATGGCGGCCTGTCTGGGCTTCGAGCAAAGCGTGGTGCAGCAGGGTGTGAGGGCCGAGTCGCTGCGGGCACTGCACTACCTTTTTGCGACGCAGGCTGAACTGGAGCGCAGCGACTTCAAGGCCATGCTGGGGCTGGGCGACCGCCTGGCCACCGCGCAGGTGGCGGCGTTGCTCAGGCGCGGGCTGGTGGCCAGCGACTCGCCCTACGGCAAGCTGCGCTTTGCCGTGCCACTGCATGCACTGCGCTTTTATTTCCCGCGCCTGTGGCCCGAAGCCGAGGCCGACGCGGGGAACGGCTAA
- a CDS encoding NnrU family protein has product MGMLILGLVIFLGVHSVRIVADDWRTQVMAKRGEGLWKGLYAALSVLGFVLICWGYGLARQQPVVLWSPPRAMNHVAALFTLLAFVLLAATYVPRNHLKARVHHPMVAGVKLWALAHLLANGNLADVLLFGSFLVWAVLSFRAARQRDRAAGTTYPPGTAQGTVITVVVGAVAWAVFAFWAHGALIGVRPLG; this is encoded by the coding sequence ATGGGCATGCTGATTCTGGGGCTGGTGATTTTTCTGGGCGTGCACTCGGTGCGCATCGTGGCCGACGACTGGCGCACCCAGGTGATGGCAAAGCGTGGCGAGGGCCTGTGGAAAGGCCTGTATGCGGCGCTGTCGGTGCTGGGCTTTGTGCTGATCTGCTGGGGCTATGGCCTGGCGCGCCAGCAGCCGGTGGTGTTGTGGAGCCCGCCGCGCGCCATGAACCATGTGGCGGCGTTGTTCACGCTGCTGGCGTTTGTGCTGCTGGCCGCCACCTATGTGCCGCGCAACCACCTCAAGGCGCGCGTGCACCACCCGATGGTGGCGGGCGTCAAGCTGTGGGCCTTGGCCCACCTGCTGGCCAATGGCAACCTGGCCGACGTGCTGCTGTTTGGCTCGTTCCTGGTGTGGGCGGTGCTGAGCTTTCGCGCTGCCCGCCAGCGCGACCGCGCCGCCGGCACCACCTATCCGCCCGGCACGGCGCAGGGCACGGTCATCACCGTGGTGGTGGGGGCGGTGGCCTGGGCCGTGTTTGCGTTCTGGGCCCATGGCGCGCTGATCGGGGTGCGGCCGCTGGGCTAG
- a CDS encoding VOC family protein: MSELSPSVMSHVSVGTNDYPRAKAFYDAVLATLQIRCVMDFPGGAGYGRAFPEFWVQTPHDGGRASLGNGVHVAFLANSMAEVQAFHAQALALGGTDDGAPGLRPEYGGDYYAAFVRDLDGHKIEAMLLIQPA, from the coding sequence ATGTCCGAGCTTTCCCCCAGTGTGATGTCCCACGTGTCGGTGGGCACCAACGACTACCCGCGCGCCAAGGCGTTTTATGACGCGGTGCTGGCCACGCTGCAGATCCGCTGCGTGATGGATTTCCCGGGCGGGGCGGGCTATGGCCGCGCCTTCCCCGAGTTCTGGGTGCAGACGCCGCACGACGGCGGGCGCGCCAGCCTGGGCAATGGCGTGCATGTGGCGTTTCTGGCCAATTCAATGGCCGAGGTGCAGGCCTTTCACGCCCAGGCGCTGGCGCTGGGCGGCACCGATGACGGCGCGCCGGGCCTGCGGCCGGAGTACGGCGGCGACTACTACGCGGCCTTTGTGCGCGACCTGGACGGCCACAAGATCGAGGCCATGCTGCTGATCCAGCCCGCCTGA
- a CDS encoding 3'-5' exonuclease produces the protein MTRMAVIDFETTGLSPAQGDRATEVAIVLLERGQVVDRFQSLMNAGVRINSFIESYTGISNHMILAAPPAHEVMADASRFVGNAPMVAHNAAFDRRFWAAELARLGQVAAQPFACTLLLARRLYPQAPNHRLGTLAAWHALPPAGRAHRALADAEVAAQLLARIQADLCAQFSLADAGHALLMKLQACQRQALPATVRRHAALA, from the coding sequence ATGACCCGCATGGCCGTGATCGACTTTGAAACCACGGGCCTGTCGCCCGCGCAGGGCGACCGGGCCACCGAGGTGGCGATTGTGTTGCTGGAGCGCGGGCAGGTGGTGGACCGCTTCCAGTCGCTGATGAACGCGGGCGTGCGTATCAATTCGTTCATCGAGTCGTACACCGGCATTAGCAACCACATGATTCTCGCCGCGCCGCCCGCGCACGAGGTCATGGCCGATGCCAGCCGCTTTGTGGGCAACGCGCCCATGGTGGCGCACAACGCCGCGTTTGACCGGCGCTTCTGGGCGGCCGAGCTGGCGCGGCTGGGGCAGGTGGCGGCGCAGCCGTTTGCCTGCACGCTGCTGCTGGCGCGCCGGCTCTACCCGCAGGCGCCCAACCACCGGCTGGGCACGCTGGCGGCCTGGCACGCGCTGCCACCGGCCGGCCGCGCGCACCGGGCGCTGGCCGATGCCGAGGTGGCGGCCCAGCTGCTGGCACGCATCCAGGCCGACCTGTGCGCGCAGTTCTCGCTGGCCGACGCGGGCCATGCGCTGCTGATGAAGCTGCAGGCCTGCCAGCGCCAGGCGCTGCCCGCCACGGTGCGGCGGCATGCGGCGCTGGCGTGA
- a CDS encoding DNA-binding protein: MLHIEVLRLAPGDDLRAALERAYAALAQAHGVQAGCVVSAVGSLQGAVLRYAAQDAGTAISGPLELLTLSGTFSANGPHLHASVSRADGTVLGGHLLAGCTVRTTAEVVLALLPQWQFSRQVDAATGYAELVAARMAGSE; the protein is encoded by the coding sequence ATGCTTCACATCGAAGTCCTGCGCCTTGCCCCCGGCGACGACCTGCGCGCCGCGCTGGAGCGTGCCTACGCGGCCCTTGCGCAGGCCCACGGCGTGCAGGCCGGCTGCGTGGTGTCGGCGGTGGGCAGCCTGCAGGGCGCGGTGCTGCGCTACGCGGCGCAGGACGCGGGCACGGCCATCAGCGGGCCGCTGGAGCTGCTGACGCTCTCGGGCACCTTCAGCGCCAACGGGCCGCACCTGCATGCCAGCGTGTCGCGGGCCGACGGCACGGTGCTGGGCGGCCACCTGCTGGCGGGCTGCACGGTGCGCACCACGGCCGAGGTGGTGCTGGCGCTGTTGCCGCAGTGGCAGTTCAGCCGCCAGGTGGATGCAGCCACGGGTTATGCCGAGCTGGTGGCCGCCAGAATGGCCGGTTCTGAATGA